One Tachypleus tridentatus isolate NWPU-2018 chromosome 3, ASM421037v1, whole genome shotgun sequence DNA window includes the following coding sequences:
- the LOC143246026 gene encoding solute carrier family 23 member 1-like has translation MMIFAVLGKYGAFLNTIPEPIIGGIICVMFAMITGAGLSNVQFIDLHSSINIFILGLSLFIYPKLFNGHQGAIDVGNDVANQLITVLLDTSVFVGGLIAFV, from the exons ATGATGATTTTTGCAGTTCTGGGAAAGTATGGAGCCTTCCTAAATACTATTCCTGAACCCATTATTGGTGGAATCATATGTGTTATGTTTGCAATGATAACGGGAGCTGGACTATCCAATGTCCAATTTATCGACCTTCACTCATcgataaacatttttatccttggattatctttatttatttatccaaaGTTGTTTAACGGTCACCAAGGTGCTATTGATGTAG GTAATGACGTAGCAAACCAACTCATTACAGTTCTATTGGACACCAGTGTATTTGTTGGTGGACTCATTGCGTTTGTGTAA